TCCGCCCCCTCCGCTTCCGGGACGCCCTCCTCGCCGCCGAGACCGTCGCCGCCGCCGGCTTCCGCCTCGTCGTCCTCGACGCCGGCCTCGCCCTCCCCTCCTCGCGCCTGCGCGACGCCGGCCCCTGGCTCCGCCTCGCCCGCGCCGCCGCCCCGCGCCGGGTCGCCTTCCTCCTCTCCACCCCCGTTCCCTTAGCCGGCCTCGCCGCCGAGGCGCTCGTCGGCGTCTCGGCCCGCGCCCTCTTCCGGCAGGCCGGCGCCACGCGCTTCCTCGCCGGCGCCGCCGCGAGCCTCTCTCTCCTCAAGGTCCGTGGCGGCCGCCCCGCCGAGGCGCCGCTTCTGGCGCTCTCCCCTCTTGCCGCGCCCCTGGCCCGACACCTCCTGCCCGCGCTCCTTCCGGCGGCACCAGCGCTTCCCACCCCGGCCCGCGCCGCGTCCACTCCCACGTCTTCCGTAGCAGCAACGTCCTTCGTCCCTCCCCGCCGCGCGGTCGCGTGCGCATGAGCCGCCCATGCCCCCGCCGCGCCTCCTCGCCCTCGCCGTTCCTCTCTTCCCCCTCGCCGCCCGCCTCCGCGCCGAGCCCCCTCTGCGCGACGAGGCCCTCGCCGTGACCGAGGGGAACGGCTCGGCCGCCCGCGTCGTCGCCGCCACGCGCCAGGCCCGCGCCGCCGGCGTGAAGCCCGGCATGACCCTCCCGCAGGCCCGCGCCCTCGTCCCGCGCCTCCTCGCCCGCGGCCGCGACCCGCACGCCGAGCACGCCGCGCAGGAGGCCCTCCTCGACGCCGCCGGCCGCTTCTCGCCCCGTGTCGAAGACGCCGGCGACGGCCTCGCCTTCCTCGACCTCTCCGGCCTCGCGCCGCGTACCGCCTCCTCCCCGGAGGCCCTCCTCTCCTTCGAGCGCGACCTCGCCCTCGACCTCCTGCGCGCCGCCGAGAAAGACGGCCTTCCCGCCCGTGCCGGCGTCGCGTCGAGCAAGCGCGCCGCCCGCATCGCCGCCTCTCTCCCGCGCAGTCCCGTCGTCGTCCCTCCCGGCGAGGAGGCCCGCTTCCTCGCCCCCCTCCCCGTCGAGCGCCTCGCCCCCGAGCTCTCCCTCTCCGTCGCCCTCTCGCGCTGGGGCGTCCGCACCGCGGGCGACCTCGCACGCCTCCCCGCCGCCGAGGTCGGCACCCGCCTCGGCGAGCCGGGCCGGCGCCTCCACGAGGCCGCCCGCGGCCTCGACCCCGAGCCCTTCGTCCCGCGCCTTCCCGCCCTCGCCTTCTCCGAGGGGGCCTCGCTCGACTGGCCCGTCGTCGCCCTCGAGCCCTTCCTCGCCTTCGCCGGCGCCGCCCTCGAGCGCCTCGTCCGCCGCCTCGCCGCCGAGGCCCTCGGCTGCGCGCGCCTCGAGCTCTCCCTCCACCTCGAGCCCGAGGGGTGCGACGTCCGTTCCATCGACCTCCCCGGCCCCACGCGCGACGCCAGGACGCTCCTCTCCCTCCTCCGCCAGAGCCTCGACGCCCGCCCGGCCGGCGCCCCCGTCACCGGCTTCGTCCTCTCCGCCCACCCCGACCGCCCGCGCCGCGGCCAGCTCACCCTCTTCGGCCCCCCCGAGGTCTCGCCCGACGAGCTCGCCGGCACCCTCGCCCACCTCCTCGCCCTCCTCGGCGAGGGGCGCGCGGGCTCCCCCCGCCCCGCCGACGGCCACGTCCCGGGCCGCTTCGCCCTCGTCCCCTACGCCCCGCCCCCCCCGCCGCTCCTCACCCCGCCCCTCCGCCCCGCGCGCGGCCTCCTCGCCGTCCGCGCGCTCCGCCCCGCCGTCGAGCTGGAGGTCCTCACCCATGCCGACACCCCCCGTCTCCCTCAACGCCCTCCCTGCTTCTCCGACGCCCGTCCGGGGATGCGTCCGTGTGGCCGCCGGCCCCTGGAGCCTCGAGGACGGCTGGTGGTCCGAGGCCCCTGCTGCCCGCGACTACTGGGACGTCGAGCTCGAGGGAGGCGGCCTCTACCGCGTCTACCGCGACCGCCCCACCGGGAAGTGGTACGCCGACGGCGTCTACGACTGAGGCTTCCCGGGGGCGCCCCCGGGGGGGGGCCCCCCCCCCCCCCCCCCCGGGGGGGGGGGGGGGGGGGCGGCGGGCCCGGCGCCCCCGCCCCCCCGCCCCCCAGCTTCGTGGTGAAGCCCCCCCTCCCGTCTCCCCTTCGCGCTCCGAGCCCCGGCTCCTCGACCGGATGGCCCACGCCCTCCGCGCGAAGCACTACTCCATCCGCACCGAGCGCGCCTACGTCGACTGGGCCCGCCGCTACATCCTCTTCCACGGCAAGCGGCACCCTTCCGAGCTCGGCTCCGACCACGTCAACCGCTTCCTCACCCACCTCGCCGTCCAGGGCAAGGTCGCCGCCAGCACCCAGAACCAGGCCCTCGCCGGCCTCCTCTTCCTCTACGGCGAGGTCCTCAAGATGCCGCTCCCCGACACCGGCGGCCTCGTGCGCGCCAAGAAGCCGCGCCGCATTCCGACCGTCCTCACGCGCGAGGAGGTCTACCAGGTCCTCTCCCGCCTCGACGGCCCGCAGAAGATCGCCGCCACCCTCCTCTACGGCGCCGGCCTCCGCCTCCTCGAGGTCCTCCGCCTCCGCGTCAAGGACGTCGACTTCGGCCTCGGCCAGCTCGTCGTCCGCGACGGCAAGGGCCAGAAAGACCGCGTCACCATGCTCCCCGACGCCGCCCGCGGCACGCTCGCCATCCACATTTCAGACGTCCGCCTCCTCCACGCGCGCGACCTCGCCGAGGGCTTCGGCCGCGTCTGGCTCCCCGACGCCCTCGCCCGCAAGGCCCCGGACGCCGCGACCTCCTGGGGCTGGCAGTGGGTCTTCCCCGCCGCCTCGCGCTCGCGCGACCCGCGCTCCGGCCGCGAGATGCGCCACCACCTCAACGAGACCGTCCTCCAGCGCGCCGTCCACAACGCCGTCGTCGCCGCCGGCATCGCCAAACCGGCCAGCTGCCATACGCTCCGACACTCCTTCGCGACGCACCTCCTCGAGGACGGCTACGACATCAGGACCATCCAGGAACTACTTGGACACAGCGACGTCT
The sequence above is a segment of the Holophagales bacterium genome. Coding sequences within it:
- a CDS encoding integron integrase, whose product is MAHALRAKHYSIRTERAYVDWARRYILFHGKRHPSELGSDHVNRFLTHLAVQGKVAASTQNQALAGLLFLYGEVLKMPLPDTGGLVRAKKPRRIPTVLTREEVYQVLSRLDGPQKIAATLLYGAGLRLLEVLRLRVKDVDFGLGQLVVRDGKGQKDRVTMLPDAARGTLAIHISDVRLLHARDLAEGFGRVWLPDALARKAPDAATSWGWQWVFPAASRSRDPRSGREMRHHLNETVLQRAVHNAVVAAGIAKPASCHTLRHSFATHLLEDGYDIRTIQELLGHSDVSTTMIYTHVLNKSGGRGVRSPLDRMV